ATTCCAGGGTCTGCGCGCGTCGCTTCGCTCCTTGCTCCGCCCTGGAATGACGAGGGCATGAAGGCTTTCGCCAATCGCGAACGTTAGTGAGCGCCGAACGCCCGCGTCTGCACACGCTGTTGCCACCTGCCAATACGGGTCACCCGTGAATCAAATTTGCCGATCAGGCGAAAACTATTCGGTTGCGGTGAGCCGCAGCCATGCCTACGATTTCATTGGGAACTGAGGAAAGAGCCAGGATGCAGCAACCCGGCCGGGCCGCAGAAATCAAAGCGAACGGGATCGGCAAGAGCTTCGGCTCGTTCCGGGCGCTCGATAACCTGTCGCTCGATATCGGCCGCGGCGAGTTCCTGACGCTGCTTGGCCCTTCCGGCTCCGGCAAGACCACTTTCCTGATGATCCTAGCTGGCTTCGTGCAGCCGAGCGAGGGCAGGCTTTTCAGCGACGGTGTCGACATCACCAACCGCCCGGCGGAGCAGCGCGCCGCCGGGATGGTGTTCCAGGGCTATGCGTTGTTCCCGCATATGAGCGTGGAGCAGAACATCGCCTTCCCGCTCAGAGTGCGCAAGAAATCCGCCTCGGAAATCAAGAGCCGTGTCGGCGAGATGGTCGAGCGCGTCGGCCTCAAGGGGCACGAGAAGAAACTGCCGGCACAGCTTTCCGGCGGCCAGCAGCAGCGCGTGGCGCTGGCCCGTGCGCTGGTGTTCGAGCCGGGCGTGCTGCTGCTCGACGAGCCGTTCTCGGCGCTGGACAAGAGCCTGCGCGGCCAGATGCAGGCCGAGATGAAGCGGCTGCACCAAGAGACCGGCACAACCTTCGTCTTCGTCACCCACGACCAGAGCGAAGCGCTGGCGCTGTCCTCGCGCGTCGCCATCTTCAACCACGGCAAGCTCTTGCAGGTGGGCCGGCCGGATGAGGTCTACGACCGGCCGGCGAACCGCTTCGTCGCCGAGTTCCTGGGCGAGATCAACA
This region of Mesorhizobium sp. M2A.F.Ca.ET.046.03.2.1 genomic DNA includes:
- a CDS encoding ABC transporter ATP-binding protein is translated as MQQPGRAAEIKANGIGKSFGSFRALDNLSLDIGRGEFLTLLGPSGSGKTTFLMILAGFVQPSEGRLFSDGVDITNRPAEQRAAGMVFQGYALFPHMSVEQNIAFPLRVRKKSASEIKSRVGEMVERVGLKGHEKKLPAQLSGGQQQRVALARALVFEPGVLLLDEPFSALDKSLRGQMQAEMKRLHQETGTTFVFVTHDQSEALALSSRVAIFNHGKLLQVGRPDEVYDRPANRFVAEFLGEINMLPVKGVRPADNGATGLCEDRAVNMRCKAEAIKGDAILAIRPEDMSIAPEASVNQNGIAATAVASTYLGAATKLDLTTRQGARVTVSVPNEVAAAALSKGNSVWLTWPAEKGFLLPDGGQ